ATCGCTATGCGACCCAGAGGGTTGGTGCTTGTAACTGGACCTACTGGTTCAGGAAAGTCTACCACTCTCGCAGCAATGCTCCAACATATAAACCTTAATAAGCGTGCCCACATAATAACTATTGAGGAGCCAATAGAATTCCTCTTTCAGGATAGACTGAGCATATTTGAGCAGAGAGAGGTTGGACAAGATACAAAATCCTATGCCCATGCCCTGCGCCATATCCTCCGCCAGAATCCCGATGTCATCCTCGTTGGTGAGATGAGAGACCTTGAAACGATAAGCTTGGCTATAAGGGCTGCCGAGACCGGACACCTCGTTCTCTCAACCCTTCACACAATTGATACTCCCCAGACAGTGGACAGGGTGATAGATGTTTTCCCACCTGAGCAGCAGGAGCAGATAAGAACCCAGCTATCAATGACCCTCGTTGCCGTTATCTCCCAGAGCCTCCTGCCGAGGGCTGATAAGCCGGGAAGGATAGCAGCTGTAGAGGTCTTGATTGCTATTCCTTCCATCCGTGCCCTGATCAGGGAAGGAAAGACTCACCAAATCTATTCCCTCCTCCAAACGGGAACTGAATATGGAATGTTCTCAATGGATATGCATCTTTTAGAGCTTTATAAGGCTGGTCTAGTAACCTATGAAGCAGCCTTGGCTAAGGCGCAGAATCCTGCTGAATTTGAGCAGAGGGCGAAAGCAATCCGCCCTATAAGAGCATAAAAATTGGGAGGTGAGAAAAAGATGAAGCCAATAGATAGGATGCATGAGCTCCTTCAGGAAGTGAAGGAGCGAGATGCCTCGGACCTGATATTGAAGGCGGAAACCCCTCCCATTTTCCGCATCTACGGGGACCTCTACACGGACGATAGAGCTCCTCTTTCCGCTGAGGAGGTGAGGGAGCTCGCCTACTCCATCCTAACCGATGAACAGAGGAGGAGGTTTGAAGATGAATGGGAGCTAGACCTTGCTTATGAGGCGCCTGGGATAGCTCGCTTTCGTGTTAATCTATTCATACAGAGAGGAAATGTAGGCGCTGCGTTTCGTCTCATTCCTTATCGCATTATGACGATGGAGGAGATAGGTATACCCGAGGTGGTGAAGAGCTTCTGCGAGCGTCCCAGGGGAATCGTTATCGTAACTGGACCTGCAGGCTCAGGGAAATCCACCACACTCGCAGCGATGATAGATTATATTAACAGCAATTTCCCTCTTCATATAGTAACTGTAGAGGACCCAGTAGAGTTCCTCCATCAGGATAAGAAGGGTCTTATATCGCAGAGAGAGGTTGGAACAGATACCTTATCTTTTGCCAATGCTCTAAAGTATGTTCTACGCCAAGACCCCGATGTCATAATGGTCGGCGAGATGAGAGACCTTGAGACGATAGCTCTTTCCCTGATTGCAGCGGAGACGGGGCATCTCGTCTTTTCCACCCTTCACACGCCGGACGCCGTCCAGACCGTGGACAGGGTGATTGACATATTTCCACCTTCACAGCAGCCGCAGATAAGAACTCAGCTTGCCTCAAATCTAATAGGGATAATTTGCCAGACGCTGGTCAAGCGGGCGGATGG
This window of the bacterium genome carries:
- a CDS encoding type IV pilus twitching motility protein PilT, with amino-acid sequence MAYPYSLDDLLRMTVERDASDLHLKVGRPPVIRVYGDLMETNLPPLGPEDAQDLIYSILSPEQRKRFESQWELDLAYHIPGLARFRVNVYRQMGHIAAAMRMIPFHIKTIDELLLPQVLKQIAMRPRGLVLVTGPTGSGKSTTLAAMLQHINLNKRAHIITIEEPIEFLFQDRLSIFEQREVGQDTKSYAHALRHILRQNPDVILVGEMRDLETISLAIRAAETGHLVLSTLHTIDTPQTVDRVIDVFPPEQQEQIRTQLSMTLVAVISQSLLPRADKPGRIAAVEVLIAIPSIRALIREGKTHQIYSLLQTGTEYGMFSMDMHLLELYKAGLVTYEAALAKAQNPAEFEQRAKAIRPIRA
- a CDS encoding type IV pilus twitching motility protein PilT produces the protein MHELLQEVKERDASDLILKAETPPIFRIYGDLYTDDRAPLSAEEVRELAYSILTDEQRRRFEDEWELDLAYEAPGIARFRVNLFIQRGNVGAAFRLIPYRIMTMEEIGIPEVVKSFCERPRGIVIVTGPAGSGKSTTLAAMIDYINSNFPLHIVTVEDPVEFLHQDKKGLISQREVGTDTLSFANALKYVLRQDPDVIMVGEMRDLETIALSLIAAETGHLVFSTLHTPDAVQTVDRVIDIFPPSQQPQIRTQLASNLIGIICQTLVKRADGRGRVAAFEILVGTPGVRGLIRDQKNYQIGSLLQTGMKQGMMTLDQHLAQLVKRGVITKEEAMSKVKEPKEFEAMIK